The Pseudomonas fulva 12-X sequence CGGCATGTCGGTACTTGGCGGGCGCTGCGTGCTGGTGATCGAGGACGAACCGCAGTTCGCCCATATCCTCTATGACCTGGCCCACGAGCTGGATTACCGCTGCCTGGTCGCTCACAGCGCCGAGGACGGCCTGGAGCTGGCCACCTCGCACCATCCCGACGCCATCCTGCTGGACATGCGCCTGCCGGACGGCTCCGGCCTGTCGGTGTTGCAGCGCCTCAAGGAAAACCCGGGAACCCGGCACATTCCGGTGCACGTGATTTCCGTCGAGGACATGGCCGAGGCCGCGCTGCACATGGGCGCCGTCGGTTATGCGCTCAAGCCCGCCACTCGCGAGCAGCTCAAGGGCGTGTTCAGCAAGCTCGAAGCGCGCCTGACCCAGAAGATGCGCCGCGTGCTGGTGGTCGAGGACGACAAGCTGCAGCGCGACAGCATCGCCCGGCTGATCGGCGACGACGACATCGAGATCGTCGCCGTGGAGTTCGGCGAGCAGGCGCTGGAGCAACTGCGCCATCACATCTTCGACTGCATGATCATCGACCTGAAATTGCCGGACATGCAGGGCGACGAGCTGCTGGCGCGCATGGGCAGCGAGCAGATTCGCTCGTTCCCGCCGGTGATCGTCTACACCGGCCGCAACCTGACCCGCGCCGAAGAGGCCGAGCTGCTCAAGTATTCGCGCTCGATCATCATTAAGGGCGCACGTTCGCCGGAGCGCCTGCTCGACGAGGTGACGCTGTTCCTGCACATGGTCGAGTCGGAGCTGTCCAGCGAGCGCCAGCGCATGCTCAAGACCGCGCGCAGCCGCGACCGCGTATTCGAAGGCCGGCGCCTGCTGCTGGTCGACGACGACGTGCGCAACATCTTCGCCCTTACCAGCGCTCTGGAGCAGAAGGGTGCCCAGGTGGAGGTCGCGCGCAACGGCCGCGAAGCGCTGGAGAAACTCGAGGCGGTGGGCGACATCGACCTGGTGCTGATGGACGTGATGATGCCGGAGATGGACGGCTACGAAGCCACCCGGCGCATCCGCGAGAACCCGCGCTGGCGCAAGCTGCCGATCATCGCGGTGACCGCCAAGGCGATGAAGGACGATCAGGACCTGTGCATGAAAGCCGGCGCCAACGATTACCTGGCCAAGCCCATCGACCTGGACCGGCTGTTCTCGCTGATCCGCGTGTGGCTGCCGAAGCTGGAACGCATCTGACATGTCCGACCGTACACAGGATATCGAGCTGCGGCTGCTGATTGAGGCGATCTACCTGCAGTACAGCTACGATTTTCGCGATTACTCCGGCTCTTCGCTCAAGCGCCGGATCGTGCATGCCATGCGCCAGTTCGAGTGCGCGAGCATTTCCGAGCTGCAGGCGCGGATCATCCACGACTCGGCAGCGTTCATGCAGCTGCTGCAGTTCCTCACCATCCCGGTCAGCGAGATGTTCCGCGACCCTAGCTACTTTCTGGCGTTGCGTCAGGAGGTGGTGCCGTTCCTGCGTACCTACCCGTCGCTCAAGCTGTGGGTGGCCGGCTGCAGCACGGGCGAGGAGGTGTATTCGCTGGCGATTCTGCTGCACGAGGAAGGGCTGCTGGAGCGCTCGATCATCTACGCCACCGACATCAACCCGCACTCGCTGGACAAGGCCAAGCGCGGCATTTTCCCTATCGACAACATGCGTTTGTACAGCGAGAACTATCAGCGCGCCGGCGGCAAGGGCTCGCTGGCCGACTACTACACGGCAGCCTACGACGGCGCGCTGTTCGAGCGCTTCCTGTGCGCCAACGTGACCTTCGCCGATCACAGCCTGGCCACCGACAGCGTGTTCTCGGAGACCCAGTTCATCTCCTGTCGCAACGTGCTGATCTACTTCAACAAGACCCTGCAGGATCGCGCCTTCGGGCTGTTCCACGAGTCCCTCGGGCATCGCGGTTTCCTCGGTCTGGGCAGCAAGGAGAGCCTGGATTTCTCGGCCTACGCCGGGCGTTTCGAGGCAGTGAATCGCCAGGAACGG is a genomic window containing:
- a CDS encoding CheR family methyltransferase, coding for MSDRTQDIELRLLIEAIYLQYSYDFRDYSGSSLKRRIVHAMRQFECASISELQARIIHDSAAFMQLLQFLTIPVSEMFRDPSYFLALRQEVVPFLRTYPSLKLWVAGCSTGEEVYSLAILLHEEGLLERSIIYATDINPHSLDKAKRGIFPIDNMRLYSENYQRAGGKGSLADYYTAAYDGALFERFLCANVTFADHSLATDSVFSETQFISCRNVLIYFNKTLQDRAFGLFHESLGHRGFLGLGSKESLDFSAYAGRFEAVNRQERVFRKL